The Paenibacillus sp. BIC5C1 DNA segment GTGTCATCTCCCATGGGAAGAAGATCGATGATATACTACGGTATTTGGGCTGAATTAGACAACACGTGAAGACTAAATTAACTCAAAAATCAAATTAAAGGCGTGGTCACCTGAAAGGAACAGTGGCGATAAGCTTGCTGCTCCTTTTTATTCTTAACTGACCTCTTTGATCAATTCCTCGTGATTATTTCGCACATTACCTACTGCAGAATCCACCTTGTATGCTATCATTTCATCGGCCTCATACGGGCTGAGAAGCCTCAGAACGCTTTCCTTGTCCGATTCCTTGTTTAGCCAATCCGCTTCATCTTGCGGCCGGAGAATGACTGGCATACGATCGTGGATGTCAGTCATAAGACGGTTAGGTTCAGTAGTAATGATGGTGCAAGTTGAAAGCTTGTTGCCTTCTGGATCAATCCAAGTATCGTATAGGCCAGCAAGCGAGAAGATGGAGTCATCTTTCATTAAAATCCGCATTGGTTGCTTTATGGATCCGTCCTTTTTCCATTCATAAAATCCCGAGCATGGGATAATACAACGCTTGGAACTGATCAGGCGTTTAAAGGCTGGTTTCTCTGTGAGTGTCTCTACACGGGCGTTTATCATCTTATTGCCTATTTTTTCATCCTTGGCCCAATTAGGAACCAGACCCCATCGAAGCGACCCCAATCGATTACCGTCTTTACTGCCGATAATTGTCGGGATGAATTGCATAGGCGCAGCGTTATAATTAGGTTTGTACTCAAATCCCTCAGCAATAGAAGCATAGTACCTGTCCATAATTTCTTCGATTGGATCTGTAATCGTGAATCTTCCGCACATATCGAAGCCTCCTTTAAAACGCTATAGTATGTAATTTAACTCAAATCTTTAACGTTAGAAACGGGTAATATGTGGTGTCGCGTATCCAATTGAAAAAAAATATGCAATAAATCACGTGGAATTTCTGCGAAACAACATGGGAAAACAGCGATGTATGCAGGCAGGTTTGGATTTGAGCAAAATATATAGAAAAAGCCTGTTCACTAATGAACGGGCTTTTTAGTGTGTCGTTTTGCCGCAGTTAAGTCAGGAGATTTAGTTTTTCTCCATAACAGCAAAGTAATTGTTTTCGTCATCTGCAAAGTTGAATACTCTTCCGCCAGGCATCGTTACAATCTCGCCAACCGTAACTTGTTTATTGGATAAGTGAGTGTAAAGTTGATCCAGGTTATCTGTGAAAAGCATAAGAGATGGTGTGCCAAGGTTTAATTCAGGGGACATTTTGGCAACGAATTCTTTATCGTGCAGGATAATGGTGGTTTGGGCATCCTTCACAGGAGCAATCTCAATCCAGCGCATGCCATTCCCATTGACTTCGTTAACGACATGGAAACCTGCTTTTTCTGTCCAAAATTGAAGAGCCTTGTCCTGATCGTTTACATACAACATAATTTGTCCGACTTGAGTAAACATTGATTTACACTCCTTATATACGTAGTTGATCATGGTTGAAGCATGTATGCGTTTGGATGTAGCTATTTAGATTGAGTCAAGCTTTATATTACCATATACGAGCGCCCAACATACAACTTCAATTCAAGCACAAAAAGAGGAAGCAAATGTCCTTGACTGCCGCATTGCGACATACCATTAGATAAAGGACAATTCGAGCGACCGAATTGCCTTTTAAGCACAGCCATGTAATGGCAGATGGGAGCGCTGTAATGA contains these protein-coding regions:
- a CDS encoding VOC family protein, whose amino-acid sequence is MFTQVGQIMLYVNDQDKALQFWTEKAGFHVVNEVNGNGMRWIEIAPVKDAQTTIILHDKEFVAKMSPELNLGTPSLMLFTDNLDQLYTHLSNKQVTVGEIVTMPGGRVFNFADDENNYFAVMEKN
- a CDS encoding SOS response-associated peptidase; the protein is MCGRFTITDPIEEIMDRYYASIAEGFEYKPNYNAAPMQFIPTIIGSKDGNRLGSLRWGLVPNWAKDEKIGNKMINARVETLTEKPAFKRLISSKRCIIPCSGFYEWKKDGSIKQPMRILMKDDSIFSLAGLYDTWIDPEGNKLSTCTIITTEPNRLMTDIHDRMPVILRPQDEADWLNKESDKESVLRLLSPYEADEMIAYKVDSAVGNVRNNHEELIKEVS